CAGAGCTCCCTGACGCGGCGCACGGCGTCGTCGGGGAGGTCCGGCAGCTCGTTCCCGACGATCTGGTGGAGTCGCTGCATGGGTGGATCGTGCGAGCCGAGCGCCGCGAGCTCGGCGCGAACGAGCTCCAGCCAGTCGGTGACGGGCGACGTGGGCTCGGGCACGGCCGCACCTCTTCGGAGGAGCCACCAGAGACCTCCGAGGGTGAGGACCAGAGCGAGAATGGCGAGCAGAGCGACAAAGGCTGCGGTCATGGTCTCTCCCCTTTCCTCGCGACGGACATACGACCGCTACGTCGCAATCTCCCTCGACCGTGGCACTCGAGTTGATCCGCTGTGGCGAAAGACTAGAGAGTTGACCCTTTCAGCACGTGACCGAGGAAGCAACGCGGTCCAGGATTCGTAGGGAGCGGCAGGCGACGGGAGGTAAGCGGACCGCCTCTCTAGGACTACTTGGTCACATTCACGACGGCCCTCGCTCGTTCAGCGGCTACGGGCACGTCGCTCCTCCTCGAAGGGGCTAAAAGCCCCTCCTTCGTCGTCGCGGCGCGCCCGAAACCACTGTCCGTCGCGATCATCCGCCGACATGTGACCAAGTAGTCCTAGCGTCGCGCGAGGAAGGCGCGCAGCTGCGCTCCGTCCGCGCCGGGCACGAGACGCGACAGGATGTCTTCCGGGCGCCCGGCCTCGACCTCGGAGAACGCCTCGCGCACGCCGCGCGCCCCGCGACGCTCGAGGAGGAAGGCGAACATCGCCAGGCTCTGGTGGTAGGCGAGCCGGGCGTCGTCGGGGTCGTCGATCACGAGCAGCTGCCCCTCGAGCGAGGCGAAGGGGATCACCGCGCCCCGCTCGACCATGCGCTGCCACGAGCGCAGGACCGAGGACCGCGGAGGGCCCTCGAGGTGCTGGGCGAGGCCCTCGTTGAGCCAGTGGGGGATCGGGCCGTCGACCTCGGCGAGCTGCGCGTGCGTCGCCTCGTGCCGCGCCGTGCGCGCCCAGTCCGGCGCGGTGACGCCCTGCACGTCGAGGTGCAGCACGCCGTCGAAGATCCCGCCGCTCCACGCCGGCGCGCAGGTGGCGCGACGCATGTCGTCGCGGCTCGCCCAGATCACGACGGTGAGCGCGTCGCGCCGCCGCTCGCCCGTGAGGGTCGCGGTCTCCTCGAGCGCGTCCGTCAGCGCGCGCTGGACGCCGTCGACGCGCTCGGGTGTGACGCCCCGACGCGGCCATCGGAGGGTCACGCCGTCGAACGTGCGGCGCTCGAGCGCGCGCGCCATCTCGGCTCGCGCGTCCATCCGCTGGGTCCAGGTGGTCACGCGCGTGTCCTCGGGGACGAGGTCCAGGTAGCGCCGCCCGCGCGCGGCCGCGCCTTCGAAGTCGCCCGCGTCGCTCGCGGCCCGCGCCGCGGCGAGCGCGATCGCCGGCTCGTCGGGGGCCAGCGCGTAGGCCTGCTCGAGCGCGCGGCGCGCGTCGGCCCGCGCGTGCGCGCGCTCGGCCACCAGCGCCTCGAAGACGTGCGTGGCCTCGTCGTGAGGCGCCTCGCGCGCGAGCCACGCGGCGATCCGGTGCGCGGTCCGCGCCTCCTGACCGGCGAGCGCGCCCATGCCCATGTGCGTCGCGCCCGCCACGGCCACGTCGAACCCGTCTCGATCGCGGTCGGGCGCGCTCCGGAGCTGCTCGATGGCGTCGAGCGGATGCTCCCGCATGGCGCGCAGCCCCGCGCGCATGGGCTCGCTCGCGTCGCGCGAGAGCTGCGGCAGCCGATCCCGCAGCTCCTGCGTCCGGATCGACAGCACGTCCCACAGCGACGGGCGCACGAAGCCCGGCGGGTCCTCCTCGTCCTCCGGACACCCCGGCGGCGCGCCCGCCGACACGGGGGGCGGCGGCGCCGCGGTCGAGCTCTCGCGCGGGGCCTCGGCCGGCGGCTCCACGGCCTGGAGCTCGGCGACCGGCGCGGGCGCGGGCGTGCGCGCCGCGGGCGTCCGCTGCAGCGACCAGACGAGCGTCGCCCCGGCCAGCA
Above is a genomic segment from Sandaracinaceae bacterium containing:
- a CDS encoding peptidase MA family metallohydrolase, with product MRRTRVIQLVLAMLAGATLVWSLQRTPAARTPAPAPVAELQAVEPPAEAPRESSTAAPPPPVSAGAPPGCPEDEEDPPGFVRPSLWDVLSIRTQELRDRLPQLSRDASEPMRAGLRAMREHPLDAIEQLRSAPDRDRDGFDVAVAGATHMGMGALAGQEARTAHRIAAWLAREAPHDEATHVFEALVAERAHARADARRALEQAYALAPDEPAIALAAARAASDAGDFEGAAARGRRYLDLVPEDTRVTTWTQRMDARAEMARALERRTFDGVTLRWPRRGVTPERVDGVQRALTDALEETATLTGERRRDALTVVIWASRDDMRRATCAPAWSGGIFDGVLHLDVQGVTAPDWARTARHEATHAQLAEVDGPIPHWLNEGLAQHLEGPPRSSVLRSWQRMVERGAVIPFASLEGQLLVIDDPDDARLAYHQSLAMFAFLLERRGARGVREAFSEVEAGRPEDILSRLVPGADGAQLRAFLARR